A region of Streptomyces sp. TG1A-60 DNA encodes the following proteins:
- the fxsT gene encoding FxSxx-COOH system tetratricopeptide repeat protein codes for MTGEDAGRIITFYSYKGGTGRTMALANTAWILASSGKSVLVVDWDLDAPGLDRFLHPFLSDGQLRTTPGVLELVSRSTQLMLQTSNFMEQGRQIEPGSEAPASGVDSWAADGISLNSCLIQVDWDFPAGGQLYYLPAGTKNKGYLSAFSQFDWKPFMDGPLATRFLEGLKREFVENFDYVLIDSRTGLNDISDICTVNLPHTLVTCFTPSSQSIEGAAGVAERIDGMYGNRDIRILPVPMRVENAEADRLDAARGQIQYRFDRIVRKHITDRDPEDYWGSVEIPYRPIYSYEETLAPFREQPGDPKSLLAAYERLTTVITDGQVESMPRMDESLRRDTLDRYTRHRPPRISDVYVSFVPQDRSWANWAGAVLEQSGFKVHLAQEGTTEGTLLREEIERGVESASHTLVVFSKAYLRSSRFRTTWEAVYAEGDRRAHQLVSMQVDRKLSLDAPFTEQLADMTRCYTGEVGREALLSSFGRTAESLAHSHFTGGERRVPRYPGAEPPVFSVPLRTSSFTGRTELLEGIREKLWKEDTRALVLKGMGGVGKTLLAQEFAYRYKSDYDVVWHIQAEQQILAVEQYAGMAERLGLPERTNPTDTAKTVYETLNQGDPYGSWLLILDNVTEADYLPEFMMDGRTGHILITSQRSEGWGRFVDIVDVPVFERNESITHLHSRLPDCGWTEADQIADALGDLPIAIERAAAYIEQTRVDVRSYIKQLQPQATGAPAADTVGEVVKSSTNTWEFALGQLKENFPAAVRLLQICSYYSPEPISMDLLEGFEVSRALGGVRIVSRAYKELSKFSLVTVDRKARSVTVHRMMQIAMREEMTEAEREAAQEVVYRSLIAARPSGDDPENPNTWEKYRIIWPHLGTPWAETAPDEGIKELFVDRVRQLRRRGELAQAMDYSSRRVAAWSADGSPDERWTLHMRFQIANILRAQGRYEESLSLDQEVLERQLAVLDDVDDQHILMTTSSIAADLRGLGRLTEALRYDEETYQRYEQIYGEDHARTLSAANNLAVALRLSGDYHRARDLDRRTLELREAIQLHDHPLTIESAVNLGRDLRDCGDYEESVTLLKRAYERCLRNPRLTQGSPTVLNTAKGLAGSLRRAGRAAEAEELVRHVLRSTPEGEKGSASERLLLEMSLAGDMAAQGRVDEALTLIRRVRGDLRDSLGEGHSQTVACAVNHAVLLLGDLESIRPEVAAEARESLRESQERFRVLNGEHHPYVLICRANLAVAEAALGEWEAARTTSFEAFELLKEVLEPTHPSALTCVGNHAVVLSRLGRADEARKRHNDTLAALSKRIGREHPRVLALQEWNLSCLDLEPHPI; via the coding sequence ATGACCGGCGAGGATGCTGGCAGGATCATCACGTTCTACTCGTACAAGGGCGGTACGGGGCGGACGATGGCGCTCGCCAACACGGCCTGGATCCTGGCCTCCTCGGGCAAGAGCGTCCTGGTGGTCGACTGGGATCTCGACGCGCCGGGCCTGGACCGCTTCCTGCACCCCTTCCTGAGCGACGGTCAGCTGCGCACCACCCCGGGCGTCCTCGAACTGGTAAGCCGTTCCACGCAGTTGATGCTCCAGACCTCGAACTTCATGGAGCAGGGGCGTCAGATCGAACCGGGTTCCGAGGCACCGGCTTCCGGGGTCGACTCCTGGGCTGCCGACGGGATCTCCCTCAACAGCTGCCTCATCCAGGTCGACTGGGACTTCCCCGCGGGCGGCCAGCTCTACTACCTCCCGGCCGGCACGAAGAACAAGGGCTATCTCTCGGCCTTCTCGCAGTTCGACTGGAAGCCCTTCATGGACGGCCCCCTGGCCACCCGGTTCCTGGAAGGGCTCAAGCGCGAGTTCGTCGAGAACTTCGACTACGTCCTCATCGACAGCCGTACCGGCCTCAACGACATCTCCGACATCTGCACCGTCAATCTGCCGCACACGCTGGTCACCTGCTTCACCCCGAGCAGCCAGAGCATCGAGGGCGCGGCCGGCGTCGCCGAACGCATCGACGGGATGTACGGCAACCGGGACATCCGGATCCTGCCCGTCCCCATGAGGGTGGAGAACGCCGAGGCGGACCGGCTGGACGCCGCCCGGGGGCAGATCCAGTACCGCTTCGACCGGATCGTGCGCAAGCACATCACCGACCGGGACCCGGAGGACTACTGGGGCAGCGTGGAGATCCCCTACCGGCCCATCTACTCCTACGAGGAGACGCTCGCCCCGTTCCGCGAGCAGCCCGGTGACCCCAAGAGCCTGCTCGCCGCCTACGAAAGACTCACCACGGTCATCACGGACGGCCAGGTCGAGTCCATGCCCCGTATGGACGAGTCGCTGCGTCGCGACACCCTGGACCGGTACACCCGCCACCGCCCGCCGCGCATCTCCGACGTGTACGTCAGTTTCGTCCCGCAGGACCGGAGCTGGGCCAACTGGGCGGGCGCGGTCCTGGAGCAGTCCGGTTTCAAGGTGCACCTCGCGCAGGAGGGCACGACCGAGGGAACCCTGCTGAGGGAGGAGATCGAACGCGGCGTCGAGTCGGCATCGCACACCCTGGTCGTCTTCTCCAAGGCCTACCTCAGGTCGTCCCGCTTCCGCACGACCTGGGAGGCGGTCTACGCGGAGGGCGACCGGCGGGCCCATCAGCTGGTCTCGATGCAGGTAGACCGGAAGCTGTCGCTGGACGCGCCCTTCACCGAACAGCTCGCCGACATGACCCGCTGCTACACCGGCGAGGTGGGCCGTGAGGCGCTGCTGAGCAGCTTCGGCAGGACGGCGGAGTCCCTGGCCCACAGCCACTTCACGGGCGGCGAGCGGAGGGTGCCGCGCTATCCGGGGGCCGAGCCGCCGGTCTTCTCGGTCCCGCTGCGCACCTCGTCCTTCACCGGCCGTACAGAACTCCTGGAAGGCATCCGGGAGAAGCTGTGGAAGGAGGACACCCGTGCCCTCGTGCTCAAGGGCATGGGCGGGGTGGGCAAGACGCTGCTGGCCCAGGAGTTCGCGTACCGCTACAAGAGCGACTACGACGTCGTCTGGCACATCCAGGCCGAACAGCAGATCCTGGCCGTCGAGCAGTACGCGGGCATGGCCGAGAGGCTCGGTCTGCCGGAGCGGACGAATCCGACCGACACGGCCAAGACGGTGTACGAGACCCTCAACCAGGGTGATCCCTACGGTAGTTGGCTGCTGATCCTGGACAACGTCACGGAGGCGGACTACCTCCCCGAGTTCATGATGGACGGTCGGACCGGACACATCCTGATCACCAGCCAGCGTTCCGAGGGCTGGGGCCGCTTCGTGGACATCGTCGACGTCCCCGTGTTCGAGCGGAACGAGAGCATCACCCACCTGCACAGCCGTCTGCCCGACTGCGGTTGGACGGAGGCCGACCAGATCGCGGACGCCCTGGGCGACCTGCCGATCGCCATCGAACGGGCCGCGGCCTACATCGAGCAGACCAGGGTCGACGTCCGCAGCTACATCAAGCAGCTCCAGCCCCAGGCCACCGGGGCCCCGGCCGCGGACACGGTCGGGGAGGTCGTCAAGTCCAGCACCAACACCTGGGAGTTCGCCCTCGGGCAGCTGAAGGAGAACTTCCCGGCAGCGGTGAGGCTGCTGCAGATCTGCTCGTACTACAGCCCCGAGCCGATCTCCATGGACCTGCTGGAGGGCTTCGAGGTCTCCCGGGCGCTGGGCGGGGTGCGCATCGTCTCCCGCGCGTACAAGGAGCTGAGCAAGTTCTCCCTGGTCACGGTGGACCGCAAGGCGCGGAGCGTGACCGTGCACCGCATGATGCAGATCGCCATGCGGGAGGAGATGACCGAGGCGGAGCGCGAGGCGGCGCAAGAGGTCGTCTACCGCTCGCTGATCGCGGCCAGGCCGAGCGGGGACGACCCCGAGAACCCCAACACCTGGGAGAAGTACCGCATCATCTGGCCACATCTCGGCACACCGTGGGCCGAGACCGCTCCCGACGAGGGCATCAAGGAACTCTTCGTCGACCGGGTGCGCCAACTGCGCCGCCGGGGCGAGTTGGCCCAGGCCATGGACTACAGCTCCCGACGGGTGGCCGCCTGGTCCGCGGACGGCTCCCCGGACGAACGCTGGACGCTGCACATGCGCTTCCAGATCGCCAACATCCTGCGCGCCCAGGGCAGATACGAGGAGTCCCTCTCCCTGGACCAGGAAGTCCTGGAGCGCCAGCTCGCCGTACTCGACGACGTGGACGACCAGCACATCCTCATGACCACCAGCAGCATCGCGGCCGACCTGAGAGGTCTGGGCCGGCTGACGGAGGCTCTGCGCTACGACGAGGAGACGTACCAGAGGTACGAGCAGATCTACGGCGAGGACCACGCACGCACCCTCAGCGCGGCCAACAACCTCGCCGTCGCCCTGAGGCTCTCCGGTGACTACCACAGAGCCCGCGATCTCGACCGCAGGACGCTGGAGCTGCGGGAGGCGATCCAGCTCCACGATCACCCTCTGACGATCGAGTCGGCCGTGAACCTGGGCCGTGACCTGCGTGACTGCGGTGACTACGAGGAGTCCGTCACGCTGCTGAAGCGCGCCTACGAGCGCTGTCTGCGCAATCCTCGCCTCACCCAGGGTTCGCCGACCGTGCTCAACACGGCCAAGGGCCTGGCCGGTTCGCTGCGCCGGGCGGGCCGGGCGGCGGAGGCCGAGGAACTGGTGCGCCATGTGCTGAGAAGCACGCCCGAGGGGGAGAAGGGATCGGCCTCGGAGCGGCTGCTGCTGGAGATGAGCCTTGCCGGAGACATGGCCGCACAGGGCCGTGTCGACGAGGCCCTGACCCTGATCCGCAGGGTCCGGGGCGACCTCAGGGACAGCCTGGGGGAAGGCCACTCCCAGACCGTGGCCTGCGCGGTCAACCACGCGGTCCTGCTGCTCGGCGACCTCGAGTCCATCCGTCCCGAAGTGGCCGCCGAGGCACGGGAGTCACTGCGGGAGTCGCAGGAGAGGTTCCGCGTCCTCAACGGCGAGCACCATCCCTATGTACTCATCTGCCGTGCGAACCTCGCCGTCGCGGAGGCGGCGCTCGGCGAGTGGGAAGCAGCCCGTACGACCAGCTTCGAGGCCTTCGAACTGCTCAAGGAGGTTCTTGAGCCCACTCACCCGTCGGCGCTGACCTGTGTGGGCAACCACGCGGTCGTCCTGAGCCGACTGGGCCGAGCCGACGAGGCCCGCAAGAGGCACAACGACACGCTGGCCGCGCTCAGCAAGCGCATCGGCAGGGAGCACCCCCGTGTGCTGGCCCTCCAGGAGTGGAACCTCAGCTGTCTCGACCTGGAACCGCACCCGATCTAG
- the fsxC gene encoding FxsC protein — MPEPVTLAGLDDAFADPPFASPLHITVLAPTEEQLPVGRDNTRYGPRVDDWRPYGQAVGPLVEQMEALARNLGFEPTVLPFHKTQAELRSTEIPTAPWILVVDPWALENPRMASQAREFDRARRPWTAVLSTLAGDDLQTKEQSDRLRGLLAANFPRFLSEGRAGEQEAVRGLAGADVFTRWFGELAEATKIRYLRYIHSQLSRSGTGARDVPESGADLPGRPVAGRDDGASSDGRRVEGRP; from the coding sequence GTGCCCGAGCCGGTGACGCTGGCCGGGCTGGACGACGCCTTCGCCGACCCTCCCTTCGCCTCCCCGCTGCACATCACGGTGCTCGCCCCGACCGAGGAACAGTTACCGGTAGGCCGGGACAACACACGCTACGGACCACGTGTCGACGACTGGCGGCCCTACGGGCAGGCAGTGGGTCCCCTGGTCGAACAGATGGAGGCCCTGGCCCGCAATCTCGGCTTCGAGCCCACCGTGCTGCCCTTTCACAAGACGCAGGCGGAGCTGAGGAGCACGGAGATCCCGACGGCCCCCTGGATCCTGGTGGTGGACCCCTGGGCGCTGGAGAATCCCCGAATGGCAAGCCAGGCACGGGAGTTCGACAGGGCCCGGCGTCCGTGGACGGCGGTGCTGAGTACCCTGGCGGGCGACGATCTGCAGACCAAGGAGCAGTCCGATCGGCTGCGTGGGCTGCTGGCGGCGAACTTTCCGCGCTTCCTCAGCGAGGGCCGGGCCGGGGAACAGGAAGCGGTCCGTGGTCTCGCCGGGGCGGATGTCTTCACCCGCTGGTTCGGTGAGCTGGCCGAGGCAACCAAGATTCGCTATCTGCGGTACATTCATTCGCAATTGTCCCGGAGCGGGACAGGCGCCCGGGATGTTCCGGAATCCGGTGCGGACCTGCCCGGGCGGCCCGTCGCCGGACGGGACGACGGGGCATCGAGCGACGGACGTCGCGTGGAGGGCAGGCCATGA
- a CDS encoding TIR-like protein FxsC, with product MPMFFMSYARVPAPRHRDISQDPNRLVFQFFDELCAKVARHARVSREEAGYVERPGAPGERSIKALLDCQVFVPLYSKRYFSNPQCGRQWTAVTQGAAQGARPSIVPVLWTPYSPTSLPKRVKEQYPEVPEGMGEAAENYASVGLHRLLDQLLDLTERPDPEDEHAAAQVASQVAQVTDWLAQRIVDQAATVPGQPRTPAGGGGCPSR from the coding sequence ATGCCGATGTTCTTCATGAGCTATGCGCGGGTCCCTGCTCCCCGACACCGGGACATTTCGCAGGACCCCAATCGTCTGGTTTTCCAGTTCTTCGACGAACTGTGCGCGAAAGTGGCGCGGCACGCGCGAGTGTCACGGGAGGAGGCGGGTTACGTCGAGCGGCCCGGTGCCCCCGGGGAAAGGTCGATCAAGGCGCTTCTGGACTGCCAGGTCTTCGTTCCGCTGTACTCGAAAAGGTACTTCAGCAACCCGCAGTGCGGGCGCCAGTGGACCGCCGTCACCCAGGGGGCCGCTCAGGGCGCAAGGCCGAGCATCGTCCCGGTGCTGTGGACCCCGTACTCGCCCACGTCGCTGCCCAAGAGGGTAAAGGAGCAGTACCCCGAGGTGCCGGAAGGGATGGGCGAGGCAGCCGAGAACTACGCCTCCGTGGGGCTGCACCGGCTGCTGGACCAGCTGCTCGACCTGACCGAACGGCCGGACCCGGAGGACGAGCACGCGGCGGCCCAGGTCGCCTCCCAGGTCGCCCAGGTGACCGACTGGCTCGCCCAGCGCATCGTCGACCAGGCGGCCACGGTGCCCGGGCAGCCGCGGACGCCCGCCGGCGGGGGAGGGTGCCCGAGCCGGTGA
- a CDS encoding TIR-like protein FxsC: protein MSYARTPMTGERPRKDQSDVALEQFHGQLCSAIMQLTDHDGEESPGFLDQRMGVGADWENRLKQALATCRVFVPIYNSRYFRREWCGREWDAFARRQEEQLRTRPYTGNAIIPVLWVGTQHLTLPPVAAKVQYAHPDLGKDYLQSGLYGLKQAGRHAKYRSIVWELAQMIVNVAQQTRLEPCDVELFKDLRNVFEGE, encoded by the coding sequence ATGAGCTATGCCCGGACCCCTATGACGGGGGAACGGCCGAGGAAAGACCAGTCGGATGTGGCGCTGGAGCAGTTCCACGGCCAGTTATGCAGCGCCATCATGCAGCTGACCGACCACGACGGAGAGGAATCGCCCGGATTCCTCGACCAGCGCATGGGGGTCGGCGCCGACTGGGAGAACAGACTCAAACAGGCCCTGGCCACCTGCCGGGTCTTCGTACCTATCTACAACAGCCGGTACTTCAGGCGGGAATGGTGCGGAAGGGAATGGGACGCCTTCGCGCGGCGTCAGGAGGAACAGCTCCGTACCCGGCCGTACACGGGTAACGCGATCATCCCCGTCCTCTGGGTGGGGACACAGCATCTGACACTGCCGCCCGTGGCGGCGAAGGTGCAGTACGCCCACCCCGATCTGGGTAAGGACTACCTGCAGTCCGGTCTCTACGGACTGAAGCAGGCGGGCCGCCACGCCAAGTACCGCAGCATCGTGTGGGAACTCGCCCAGATGATCGTCAACGTGGCTCAGCAGACCAGGCTTGAACCGTGCGACGTGGAGCTGTTCAAAGACCTCCGGAACGTCTTCGAGGGGGAATAG
- a CDS encoding FxsB family cyclophane-forming radical SAM/SPASM peptide maturase, with protein sequence MTAAARPFRQFVIKVHSRCDLACDHCYVYQHADQSWRGRPVTMSERTFRRTAARIAEHATAHRLARVHVVLHGGEPLLAGREQLRGFARALRSALDGVAELDLRMQTNGLRLDDAFCAMLVEESIVTSISLDGDEASNDRHRIRRDGSGSYRDVVRAVRRLGAPAHRSAFGGLLCTIDVENDPVEVYRALARLRPPAIDFLLPHATWEYPPPRPGGESGSDYADWLIAVHKQWTADGMPTRIRMFESISRLSRGRGSLTEALGLGSSDLLVVETDGAVEQADWLKTAYPGAPGTGMHIATHRLEEAAAHRGIQARRAGLDGLSAQCRACPVVSVCGGGLYGHRHRTSNGFDNPSVYCADLLKIIQHVQTTERDDADVRHGWHGLSWLHFDELATGHGSTAAVRSLAAAQNSQRRALLAAARRAETPGPHGSADSAPGWEAVLALPAVALDTLLADPYLRVWALACGQSVRRAEGHPAEAALSAVARTGGQLTLPVPLRHGPDGSAIHLPGIGRLLVRAGSRDRRPGTVTVTATDAAITVEGRTLGRDRPPAGMVWQPLRHLSADGPAVALDDVDPSRDCYRYRPLSRLSEAGFRRWEAMFKEAWRLIRTEYPDYAQGIAAGLTTVTPLAPARSGHDVSATSRHAFGAVGIALPRTAEDLALLLIHEYQHVKLGAMLDMFDLLDGLDEGRHQVLWRPDPRPLDAIVQGAYAHLAVADVWRIRARRGTAVGAALHERSRVEADKWRTAVLDALDTVAGTGSLTALGHRFVRGLRGEVEALGGVAETGPVAV encoded by the coding sequence GTGACCGCGGCGGCGCGGCCCTTCCGCCAGTTCGTGATCAAGGTGCACAGCCGTTGCGATCTGGCCTGTGACCACTGCTACGTCTACCAGCACGCCGACCAGAGCTGGCGCGGACGTCCGGTGACGATGTCCGAGCGGACGTTTCGTCGTACGGCGGCCCGGATCGCCGAACACGCCACCGCGCACCGGCTCGCCCGCGTCCATGTCGTGCTGCACGGCGGCGAGCCCCTGCTCGCCGGACGGGAACAGTTGCGCGGCTTCGCCCGCGCGCTGCGCTCCGCCCTGGACGGCGTGGCCGAACTCGACCTGCGGATGCAGACCAACGGTCTCCGGCTGGACGACGCGTTCTGCGCGATGCTCGTCGAGGAGTCCATCGTCACCAGCATCTCGCTCGACGGCGACGAGGCGTCCAACGACCGCCACCGGATCAGGCGGGACGGCTCGGGCTCCTACCGGGACGTGGTTCGCGCGGTGCGCCGACTGGGTGCCCCCGCCCACCGGAGCGCGTTCGGCGGACTGCTCTGCACGATCGACGTCGAGAACGACCCGGTGGAGGTGTACCGGGCGCTCGCCCGACTGCGCCCGCCCGCCATCGACTTCCTGCTGCCGCACGCCACCTGGGAGTACCCGCCGCCCCGCCCCGGCGGCGAGAGCGGCTCCGACTACGCCGACTGGCTGATCGCCGTGCACAAGCAGTGGACCGCCGACGGCATGCCGACGCGGATCCGCATGTTCGAGTCGATCAGCCGGTTGTCCCGTGGCCGCGGCAGCCTCACCGAGGCGCTGGGACTGGGCAGTTCGGACCTGCTGGTGGTGGAGACCGACGGCGCCGTCGAACAGGCGGACTGGCTGAAGACGGCCTATCCGGGCGCCCCGGGGACCGGCATGCACATCGCCACCCACCGTCTGGAGGAGGCCGCCGCGCACCGGGGCATCCAGGCCCGCCGCGCCGGACTGGACGGCCTGAGCGCGCAGTGCCGCGCCTGCCCGGTCGTATCGGTCTGCGGCGGCGGCCTCTACGGACACCGTCACCGCACGTCCAACGGCTTCGACAACCCCTCCGTCTACTGCGCCGACCTGCTGAAGATCATCCAACACGTCCAGACCACCGAGCGCGACGACGCCGACGTCCGCCACGGCTGGCACGGCCTGTCCTGGCTCCACTTCGACGAACTGGCCACCGGACACGGCAGCACGGCGGCCGTCCGGTCGCTCGCCGCGGCCCAGAACAGCCAGCGACGGGCGTTGCTGGCCGCCGCCCGCCGCGCGGAGACCCCCGGCCCTCACGGCTCGGCGGACTCGGCGCCCGGCTGGGAAGCGGTCCTCGCGCTGCCCGCCGTCGCCCTGGACACGCTGCTGGCCGACCCCTATCTACGCGTGTGGGCGCTCGCCTGCGGGCAGTCGGTACGGCGGGCCGAGGGCCACCCGGCCGAGGCCGCCCTGTCGGCCGTCGCCCGCACCGGCGGACAGCTGACCCTGCCCGTCCCGCTGCGGCACGGCCCCGACGGCTCGGCCATCCATCTGCCCGGCATCGGACGGCTGCTGGTGCGCGCCGGCAGCCGCGACCGGCGGCCGGGCACCGTCACCGTGACGGCCACCGACGCCGCGATCACCGTCGAAGGACGGACCCTGGGCCGGGACCGCCCGCCCGCCGGCATGGTCTGGCAGCCGCTGCGGCACCTGTCCGCGGACGGCCCGGCGGTCGCCCTGGACGACGTGGACCCCTCCCGTGACTGCTACCGGTACCGTCCGCTTTCCCGGCTCTCCGAGGCCGGATTCCGACGCTGGGAGGCGATGTTCAAGGAGGCATGGCGGCTGATCCGGACCGAGTACCCGGACTACGCGCAGGGCATCGCCGCCGGGCTCACCACGGTGACCCCGCTCGCGCCCGCACGCTCCGGCCACGACGTCAGCGCCACCTCCCGGCACGCCTTCGGGGCGGTCGGCATCGCGCTGCCCCGCACGGCCGAGGACCTGGCCCTGCTGCTCATCCACGAGTACCAGCACGTCAAACTGGGCGCGATGCTCGACATGTTCGACCTGCTCGACGGCCTCGACGAAGGCCGCCACCAGGTGCTGTGGCGACCCGACCCCAGGCCGCTCGACGCCATCGTCCAGGGCGCGTACGCCCATCTCGCGGTCGCCGACGTCTGGCGGATCAGGGCCCGCCGCGGTACGGCCGTCGGCGCCGCCCTGCACGAACGCTCCCGCGTCGAGGCGGACAAATGGCGTACGGCGGTGCTGGACGCCCTCGACACCGTGGCCGGAACCGGCTCCCTGACCGCCCTGGGCCACCGCTTCGTCCGAGGCCTCCGGGGCGAGGTCGAAGCCCTGGGCGGAGTGGCCGAAACCGGTCCCGTCGCGGTGTGA
- the fxsA gene encoding FxSxx-COOH cyclophane-containing RiPP peptide, with amino-acid sequence MRCAARSRTPEETPMDRYEQPFATSVVRDLHDTSLDEVPESAQESALARMLAGGGEPVAAFQSSL; translated from the coding sequence ATGAGGTGTGCCGCCCGGAGCCGTACGCCCGAGGAGACGCCTATGGACAGGTACGAGCAGCCCTTCGCCACGAGCGTCGTCAGGGACTTGCACGACACCTCGCTGGACGAGGTACCGGAGTCCGCGCAGGAGTCGGCTCTGGCAAGGATGCTCGCGGGTGGCGGAGAGCCGGTGGCCGCCTTCCAGTCGTCGCTCTGA
- a CDS encoding ABC transporter permease, with amino-acid sequence MTQATAPAASSPSPPAPPAARKDGRTVERSLGRRLLARPEVGALIAAIGVYAFFFAVAPSFREAGSLATVLYQASVMGIMALPVALLMIGGEFDLSAGVAVTTSALTAAILSFQLTLNVWTGVGVALIVSLAVGAFNGWLLIRTGLPSFLVTLGSFLILQGSNLAVTKFFTNNVASDSIADMDGFDQAKSVFASEIGIGGIDFRITIFYWLVFAAIATWLLLRTKFGNWIFAVGGSKDSARAVGVPVDFTKIALFMGVGFGAWFVGMHLLFSFNTVQSNQGVGNEFLYIIAAVIGGCLLTGGYGSAVGPVIGAFIFGMVNQGIVYANWNPDWFKAFLGVMLLIAALVNLWVRSQATRR; translated from the coding sequence ATGACCCAAGCAACGGCACCGGCGGCGAGCTCCCCCTCGCCGCCGGCTCCGCCGGCGGCCCGGAAGGACGGCCGTACCGTGGAACGTTCCCTGGGCCGGCGCCTGCTGGCCCGTCCCGAGGTCGGCGCGCTCATCGCCGCGATCGGTGTGTACGCCTTCTTCTTCGCGGTCGCCCCCTCCTTCCGCGAGGCCGGCTCCCTGGCCACCGTGCTCTACCAGGCCTCCGTCATGGGCATCATGGCCCTGCCGGTGGCGCTGCTGATGATCGGCGGGGAGTTCGACCTGTCCGCCGGTGTCGCGGTCACGACCTCCGCCCTCACCGCCGCCATCCTCAGCTTCCAGCTCACGCTGAACGTGTGGACGGGCGTCGGCGTCGCCCTGATCGTGTCTCTCGCGGTGGGCGCCTTCAACGGCTGGCTGCTCATCAGGACCGGCCTGCCCAGCTTCCTGGTCACGCTGGGGTCGTTCCTGATCCTCCAGGGCTCCAACCTGGCCGTCACCAAGTTCTTCACCAACAACGTCGCCAGTGACTCGATCGCCGACATGGACGGTTTCGACCAGGCGAAGAGCGTCTTCGCCTCGGAGATCGGCATCGGCGGCATCGACTTCAGGATCACGATCTTCTACTGGCTGGTGTTCGCCGCGATCGCGACGTGGCTGCTGCTGCGCACCAAGTTCGGCAACTGGATCTTCGCCGTCGGCGGGAGCAAGGACTCCGCCCGCGCGGTCGGTGTCCCCGTCGACTTCACGAAGATCGCCCTGTTCATGGGCGTCGGCTTCGGCGCCTGGTTCGTGGGCATGCACCTGCTCTTCTCGTTCAACACGGTGCAGTCCAACCAGGGCGTGGGCAACGAGTTCCTGTACATCATCGCGGCGGTGATCGGCGGCTGTCTGCTGACCGGCGGCTACGGCTCGGCCGTCGGCCCGGTCATCGGCGCCTTCATCTTCGGCATGGTCAACCAGGGCATCGTCTACGCCAACTGGAACCCCGACTGGTTCAAGGCATTCCTCGGCGTGATGCTCCTGATCGCCGCCCTCGTCAATCTGTGGGTCCGCAGCCAGGCGACCCGGAGGTGA
- a CDS encoding sugar ABC transporter substrate-binding protein: MDRTFHPRSRGVAPYFAMAAASALLIAGCSSGSGGKEAEEGGASASAGKADTPRMTVAMVTHAGQGDTFWDIVRKGAQSAAAKDNVELVYSNDPDAANQASLVQNAIDQKVDGIAVTLAKPDAMKDVLAKAEKAGIPVVGLNSGMDVWQEQGLLSFFGQDETVSGEAFGKKLNETGVKHALCVIHEQGNVSLEARCAGVKKTFEGETENLYVNGTDMPSVKSTITAKLRQDGSIDEVVTLGAPIAMTAVQSVDDASSEAEVATFDLNNQLTDAIKAGDIEFAVDQQPYLQGYLAVDSLWLYKNNGNYMGGGEEPVLTGPAFVDKDNVDTIAEFAAKGTR, from the coding sequence ATGGACCGCACATTTCACCCCCGCTCACGCGGAGTGGCCCCCTACTTCGCCATGGCGGCGGCATCCGCGCTGCTGATAGCCGGCTGTTCCAGTGGTTCCGGCGGCAAGGAGGCCGAGGAGGGCGGGGCGAGCGCCTCCGCGGGCAAGGCCGACACCCCCCGGATGACGGTCGCGATGGTGACCCACGCCGGCCAGGGCGACACCTTCTGGGACATCGTCCGCAAGGGCGCGCAGTCGGCCGCCGCCAAGGACAACGTCGAGCTCGTCTACTCGAACGACCCGGACGCGGCCAACCAGGCCAGCCTCGTCCAGAACGCGATCGACCAGAAGGTCGACGGCATCGCCGTCACCCTCGCCAAGCCCGACGCGATGAAGGACGTCCTGGCCAAGGCGGAGAAGGCCGGTATCCCGGTCGTGGGCCTGAACTCCGGTATGGACGTGTGGCAGGAGCAGGGGCTGCTCTCCTTCTTCGGCCAGGACGAGACCGTCTCCGGCGAGGCCTTCGGCAAGAAGCTCAACGAGACCGGTGTCAAGCACGCGCTCTGCGTCATCCACGAGCAGGGCAACGTCTCCCTGGAGGCGCGCTGCGCCGGCGTGAAGAAGACGTTCGAGGGTGAGACCGAGAACCTCTACGTCAACGGCACGGACATGCCCTCGGTGAAGTCCACCATCACGGCCAAGCTCAGGCAGGACGGCTCGATCGACGAGGTCGTCACCCTCGGCGCTCCGATCGCCATGACCGCCGTGCAGTCCGTGGACGACGCGAGCAGCGAGGCCGAGGTCGCGACCTTCGACCTGAACAATCAGCTGACGGACGCGATCAAGGCGGGTGACATCGAGTTCGCCGTCGACCAGCAGCCCTACCTCCAGGGCTACCTGGCCGTGGACTCCCTGTGGCTCTACAAGAACAACGGCAACTACATGGGCGGCGGTGAGGAGCCGGTCCTGACCGGCCCGGCCTTCGTCGACAAGGACAACGTCGACACGATCGCCGAGTTCGCCGCGAAGGGCACCCGGTGA